CAGGCGCCTGCAGCTGCTCAATGCCCATGTCACCACCGCCGAGTCCTGCACCGGTGGTGGGATTGCCGAGGCGATCACTCGGATCCCGGGGAGTTCGGCCTGGTTCGAGGCAGGGTTTGTCACCTATTCCAATCGTCAGAAAACCCAGCAGTTGGGCGTGCCCGACGGGCTGTTCGAGAAGGTCGGCGCGGTCAGCCGCGAGGTGGTGGAAGCCATGGCGCGGGGTGCCCAGCAGAAAAGCCTGGCGCGTTTTTCCGTGGCGGTCAGCGGCGTGGCCGGGCCAGACGGGGGCTCGCCGAGCAAGCCGGTGGGCACCGTATGGCTCGCCTGGGGCGTTGGCGAGGCGCTGTTCAGCGAGCAGCGATTCTTTCCAGGCAACCGCGACGAGGTCCGCCGACAAACGGTGAAGGCCGCCCTAGACGGGCTGTTACAACATGCCGCCGCAGAAATCTCAAATCAGGGGTAGGCGATCCTCAATCGCTGTGGAATAATACTGGCTACTTATACAGGTGTTGGCCGTCAGGCCTTATTGATTACGTGAGGACTTTAATGGACGACAACAAGAAGAAAGCCTTGGCTGCGGCCTTGGGTCAGATCGAACGTCAATTCGGCAAGGGTGCCGTAATGCGTATGGGCGATCAGGACCGCCAGGCTATTCCTTCCATCTCCACCGGCTCCCTGGGCCTGGACATCGCGCTTGGCATCGGCGGCTTGCCAAAAGGTCGTATCGTTGAAATCTACGGTCCTGAATCCTCCGGTAAAACCACGCTGACCCTGTCCGTGATCGCCCAGGCTCAAAAAGCCGGCGCGACCTGCGCCTTCGTCGACGCCGAACACGCCCTGGACCCGGAATACGCCGGCAAGCTGGGCGTCAACGTCGACGACCTGCTGGTTTCCCAGCCGGACACCGGTGAGCAAGCCCTGGAAATCACCGACATGCTGGTGCGCTCCAACGCAGTTGACGTGATCATCGTCGACTCCGTGGCGGCACTGGTACCGAAAGCTGAAATCGAAGGTGAAATGGGCGACATGCACGTGGGCCTCCAGGCTCGCCTGATGTCCCAGGCCCTGCGCAAGATCACCGGTAACATCAAGAACGCCAACTGCCTGGTGATCTTCATCAACCAGATCCGCATGAAGATCGGCGTGATGTTCGGTAGCCCTGAAACGACCACCGGCGGTAACGCACTGAAGTTCTACGCCTCGGTTCGCCTGGACATCCGCCGTACTGGCGCGGTGAAAGAAGGTGATGAGGTTGTCGGCAGCGAAACCCGCGTCAAAGTGGTGAAGAACAAGGTGGCATCGCCGTTCCGTCAGGCTGAATTCCAGATCCTCTACGGCAAGGGCATCTACCTCAACGGCGAGATGATCGACTTGGGGGTGCTGCATGGCTTCGTCGAGAAATCCGGCGCCTGGTATGCCTACAACGGCACCAAGATCGGCCAGGGCAAGGCCAACTCGGCCAAGTTCCTGGCGGATAATCCGGAAGTTGCCGCTGCCCTTGAGAAGCAGTTGCGTGACAAGCTGTTGAGCCCGGTTGCCGACGTCAAGTCCGTGGCTAATCGGGAAACTGCAGAGAATCTGGCTGACGCTGACATCTGATCGATCCGATGACCGCCGTACTCGATACCCTCGTCGCGGTGCGGCGAACCGCAATGGACCTGCTCGCCAGACGTGAGCACGGTCGAGTTGAGCTGACGCGTAAATTGCGTCAACGCGGCGCCCCCGACGAGTTGATCGACACGGCCCTCGACCGTTTGACGGAAGAGGGTCTGCTGTCGGAATCGCGTTACCTCGAAAGCTTTGTCTCTTACCGCGCCCGGTCCGGTTACGGTCCGATGCGGATTCGCGAGGAACTTGGCCAACGCGGCTTACAACGTCCGGATATCGAACTCGCCTTGCGCGAAAGCGGTATCGACTGGCAAGAACAGCTAACGGACACCTGGCGGCGCAAGTTTTCAGGGCATCTGCCCATCGATGCACGGGAGCGAGCCAAGCAAGGGCGTTTCCTGGCGTATCGAGGATATTCCATGGAAATGATCAATCGCTTGTTCAGCGGTCGCAGCCTGGATGACTAAACAAACGGCCCGCTATTTCGATAGCGGGCCGTTTTTTTATGGGGTTTAGGAAACCTTGATCGGATCCCAGGTAAGGGGGTGGACCTCGGTGGCGGGCTGGGCCCAGTTTTCTGACAGGTTGATATAATCCACCAGCTCTCTTAACCGGCCGTGATCACGGGCGTTGAAGGTAAATGCCAGTCGGGTCAGATGGCTGAACGGGGCTTCCTCCGGCTCCTCGCCGCTGTAGGCGTGTTGGTGGAAACAGTCGTTCAGGCACAGATCGGCAAAATCAGCCTGCATCCGCTGCAACGCTTGTTCGTTGAGCGGGTGGTGCATACGGATCACGAACTGATGCTTGAGCCAACGGCTGGAGTGGAAGTTGCGGTAGAACTGGTTGATTTCCTCCACGGCGTCCTCGGCATTGTGCACCAGGCGCATCAGCTTCATGTCGGTCGGCAGGATGTAGCGGTTTTCCTCGAGCTGTTCGCGGATGAAATCCAAGGCGCCTTGCCAGAACTTTCCCCCGGGAGCGTCCAGCAGCACCACCGGTACCAACGGGCTTTTACCCGTCTGCACCAGCGTCAACACTTCCAGGGCCTCGTCAAGGGTGCCAAACCCGCCTGGGCAGAGCACCAGGGCATCGGCTTCCTTGACGAAAAACAGCTTGCGAGTAAAGAAGAAGTGGAACGGCAGCAGGTTCTGCGTACCCTCCACGGTGGGGTTCGCGTGCTGTTCGAAAGGCAGGGTAATGTTGAATCCCAGGCTGTGTTCACGCCCCGCACCTTCATGGGCCGCAGCCATGATGCCGCCGCCCGCGCCGGTGATGACCATCATGTCTGACCGAGCGAGCGCCGCGCCCAGCTCCCGTGCCAAGCCATACAGCGGATGTTCGATGGGAGTCCGGGCCGAGCCGAAGACCGTGACTTTGCGCCGACCCTTGAATTGTTCGAGCGTGCGAAACGCATGTTCCAACTCGCGCAACGCCTGGAGCGTGATCTTGGCGTTCCAGCGATTGTGATCTTCCTGGGCCATGCGCAGCACGGTCAGGATCATGTCTCGATAAATGGGCAGGTTAGGGCTGTTGGGTGATATCAGGTTGAGTTGCTCTTCGACCTTGCGGGTGAGGTCGTGGCCATGGTTTTCAAAATGACGACTGAGCAGGTCATTCGGTTTGTACGGCATTCAGTGTCTCCTTCTGAACAGAACCCCCGGCCCGAACGAGAGATTCGCCAGGGCCACGACACGTCCTGTGTCGTTGTCAGTCCGGGCCTGTGCCCGGGCATCAAACTGGCTAGGCGCGATGTGCAGCAAGGCGAGCAAGCCATCCAGCAGATTCTGTTTTCTTCCCTTGGATGAAAAAAAAACACACGTCGGCATCGGTGAGGGCAGCCTCGTTCTGCCCGTCATAAGGCGATACTTTGAATCTAGTCCCTTGTGTCGATCTTCGCTTTCTCGATCATGACGTTCGAAAGTAAAGGTTTGCAACTGACGAATGCTCAACCGCTGGTCAGGTCACCGACCGGATGAGTCTTGAAGAGGAGTATTGCTACCGATTGGAGGGCAAGGAATGGCGCTCGCGCTTTGCAGGCGCTGGTGGCGGAGTTGCGCGCCGACGATGAACAACGGCGCGCTCGCTCGGGTTGATTATTTCTTGGTCTTGGCCGGTTTCGGGCAGTCCGATTCCTGGAAGCGTTCGGTTGCGACCGGGCGGTTGGTTTTCACCTCGGTGAACTCGTAGCGCATGGTTGCGCCCTTGGCCATCAGCTTGCGGAAACCTGGATTGGTACACACGGTGGAGCCCAGCTGGAAATACACGGCCTTGGGGTCTGCGCGCATTTTCTGGGCATGGCTGCTTTGCACGCTGA
This is a stretch of genomic DNA from Pseudomonas marvdashtae. It encodes these proteins:
- the recX gene encoding recombination regulator RecX, translated to MTAVLDTLVAVRRTAMDLLARREHGRVELTRKLRQRGAPDELIDTALDRLTEEGLLSESRYLESFVSYRARSGYGPMRIREELGQRGLQRPDIELALRESGIDWQEQLTDTWRRKFSGHLPIDARERAKQGRFLAYRGYSMEMINRLFSGRSLDD
- a CDS encoding CinA family protein, whose amino-acid sequence is MDDITELAAELGRRLQLLNAHVTTAESCTGGGIAEAITRIPGSSAWFEAGFVTYSNRQKTQQLGVPDGLFEKVGAVSREVVEAMARGAQQKSLARFSVAVSGVAGPDGGSPSKPVGTVWLAWGVGEALFSEQRFFPGNRDEVRRQTVKAALDGLLQHAAAEISNQG
- a CDS encoding TIGR00730 family Rossman fold protein gives rise to the protein MPYKPNDLLSRHFENHGHDLTRKVEEQLNLISPNSPNLPIYRDMILTVLRMAQEDHNRWNAKITLQALRELEHAFRTLEQFKGRRKVTVFGSARTPIEHPLYGLARELGAALARSDMMVITGAGGGIMAAAHEGAGREHSLGFNITLPFEQHANPTVEGTQNLLPFHFFFTRKLFFVKEADALVLCPGGFGTLDEALEVLTLVQTGKSPLVPVVLLDAPGGKFWQGALDFIREQLEENRYILPTDMKLMRLVHNAEDAVEEINQFYRNFHSSRWLKHQFVIRMHHPLNEQALQRMQADFADLCLNDCFHQHAYSGEEPEEAPFSHLTRLAFTFNARDHGRLRELVDYINLSENWAQPATEVHPLTWDPIKVS
- a CDS encoding quorum-sensing-regulated virulence factor family protein translates to MLRLIVPTVAVLLATSISAQAASLKELELNKMLQNVATQSSVGTPRAINEDILDQGYTVEGTELVNHLSVQSSHAQKMRADPKAVYFQLGSTVCTNPGFRKLMAKGATMRYEFTEVKTNRPVATERFQESDCPKPAKTKK
- the recA gene encoding recombinase RecA; translated protein: MDDNKKKALAAALGQIERQFGKGAVMRMGDQDRQAIPSISTGSLGLDIALGIGGLPKGRIVEIYGPESSGKTTLTLSVIAQAQKAGATCAFVDAEHALDPEYAGKLGVNVDDLLVSQPDTGEQALEITDMLVRSNAVDVIIVDSVAALVPKAEIEGEMGDMHVGLQARLMSQALRKITGNIKNANCLVIFINQIRMKIGVMFGSPETTTGGNALKFYASVRLDIRRTGAVKEGDEVVGSETRVKVVKNKVASPFRQAEFQILYGKGIYLNGEMIDLGVLHGFVEKSGAWYAYNGTKIGQGKANSAKFLADNPEVAAALEKQLRDKLLSPVADVKSVANRETAENLADADI